Proteins from a genomic interval of Acetobacterium woodii DSM 1030:
- the nth gene encoding endonuclease III has product MTKKNIKLILATLEDLYGGEQCGLDFKTPFELLIATILSAQCTDVRVNIVTNELFKTYDTPKAILSLGEAGLVGKIKTCGLANTKAKNIILTCEQLLTNFNGVVPATMEELITLPGVGRKTANVVLSNAFGVPAIAVDTHVFRVSKRIGLASGKTVLEVEKELMKNIPKEKWSMAHHWLIWHGRKCCTARNPNCVNCALLKRCNYGTQNF; this is encoded by the coding sequence ATGACAAAAAAAAATATAAAACTTATCTTAGCCACACTGGAAGACCTTTATGGAGGGGAACAGTGTGGCTTAGATTTTAAGACGCCCTTCGAATTGTTGATTGCGACGATTCTTTCTGCCCAATGTACCGATGTTCGCGTTAACATTGTTACGAATGAGTTGTTTAAAACGTATGATACACCAAAAGCTATTTTATCCTTAGGCGAAGCCGGACTGGTTGGGAAAATTAAGACCTGTGGTTTAGCAAACACGAAAGCTAAAAATATCATTTTAACTTGCGAGCAACTTTTGACCAATTTTAATGGCGTCGTACCGGCCACGATGGAAGAGCTGATAACGCTTCCAGGGGTTGGGCGAAAAACGGCTAATGTTGTGCTTAGCAATGCGTTTGGGGTGCCGGCAATTGCCGTCGATACCCATGTATTCCGAGTTTCCAAACGGATTGGTTTGGCCAGTGGAAAAACAGTTTTAGAAGTTGAAAAAGAATTGATGAAAAACATCCCCAAAGAGAAATGGTCAATGGCCCACCATTGGTTGATCTGGCATGGAAGGAAATGTTGTACGGCTCGAAATCCGAATTGCGTTAATTGTGCGTTACTGAAAAGGTGTAATTATGGCACCCAAAATTTCTAA
- a CDS encoding cupin domain-containing protein has product MIIKKNPEQLEIKHNMRGGAGDIELTHIAESGVLGEHCRLFSQIRVKPGDSIGEHQHLGEQEIFYFIQGNGIVIDNGKKAEIRTGDVMITPDNASHSVINTGDEDLVFIALILK; this is encoded by the coding sequence ATGATTATCAAAAAAAATCCCGAACAACTGGAAATTAAACACAATATGCGAGGCGGTGCAGGTGACATTGAGCTAACGCATATTGCTGAAAGTGGTGTATTAGGTGAGCATTGTCGATTATTTTCGCAAATTAGAGTAAAACCGGGAGATTCCATTGGGGAACATCAACATCTTGGGGAACAGGAAATATTCTATTTTATTCAAGGAAACGGAATTGTGATTGATAATGGCAAAAAGGCCGAGATTCGTACTGGCGATGTAATGATAACGCCTGACAATGCCAGCCATAGCGTTATCAATACCGGTGATGAAGATTTAGTGTTTATCGCACTGATTTTAAAGTAG
- a CDS encoding transglycosylase domain-containing protein, whose amino-acid sequence MSEKQKKGIKRRKKKKHIGVKVLIVLLVLGILGVGVVYSIYAANRVDISDYQYMAKDKTEIYSADNTVIAELYTENRTNVTIDQIPIQLQHALVSVEDSRFYEHFGIDMMGIVRAFFANIASNGISEGASTITQQLARVLFLPDIATEQTTQQKVVRKLKEISIALQLEKKYTKDQILEMYFNEYYFGSGAYGIEEASKTYFNKSVSDVDLAEAAMLAGLPQAPSAYAPNTDFEAAKKRQLEVLTRMVKEKYITQAEADAAYAEELVIRDPATLNSNDQIVDGYEAFVGRALDEYATLKASSVMQERGITEDQAIDYIKENIASGGYRIYTTINSNMQADAIDSLYTGLDNYGLTDETGAVVSVDLDGAVRAYYGGNTQIDMANTPRQPGSNIKPLFYSAAMEKGLITPSTTILDAPTDFGGYAPHNYGGGYHGIVTVRQALVYSYNIPAVKIYNKLGPEAAVAFMQTMGISTFEDSDYNLATALGGMTYGIKPLEMAGAFNIFNNSGVYNKPYFVTKIEQINGDVIFERNASNAVTRKVMTDTTATNMMSILVDEVSYGTGSGASQIYTTGGKTGTTEEEKDLWFTGITGNLTTSIWLGSPENYILGGGSYMSAAIYGSYLRQVINQDLLTTTEMERTSDEGETSGAATLDPGAKEKTVDDTKKDDTTKEDKTKPTTPTTPTTPTEPTTPTEPTTPTDPTTPTDPTTPTDPTTPTDPTTPTDPTTPTDPTTPTDPATPTN is encoded by the coding sequence ATGAGTGAAAAGCAAAAAAAAGGAATAAAAAGACGGAAGAAAAAAAAGCATATTGGGGTAAAAGTGCTCATTGTTCTTTTAGTTTTGGGTATTCTGGGGGTTGGTGTTGTCTATTCAATATATGCCGCTAATCGCGTTGATATATCCGATTATCAGTATATGGCGAAAGATAAAACGGAAATTTATTCAGCGGATAACACGGTCATTGCTGAATTATATACAGAGAACCGCACGAATGTAACTATTGATCAGATTCCAATTCAATTGCAACATGCCTTGGTTTCAGTTGAAGACTCGCGATTTTACGAGCATTTTGGGATTGACATGATGGGGATTGTGCGAGCATTTTTCGCCAATATCGCCAGTAATGGAATAAGTGAAGGTGCGAGTACCATCACCCAGCAGCTCGCCAGGGTGTTGTTTCTGCCCGATATTGCAACAGAACAAACAACTCAACAAAAGGTTGTGAGAAAGCTTAAGGAAATCTCGATAGCACTTCAATTGGAAAAAAAATACACGAAAGACCAGATCCTGGAAATGTATTTTAATGAGTATTATTTTGGCTCAGGTGCGTATGGAATTGAAGAAGCGTCAAAAACCTATTTCAATAAGTCGGTGTCAGACGTAGATCTGGCCGAAGCAGCAATGTTAGCGGGGTTGCCGCAGGCGCCCAGTGCTTATGCCCCAAATACCGATTTCGAGGCAGCAAAAAAACGTCAATTGGAAGTTCTGACCCGAATGGTTAAAGAAAAATATATTACGCAAGCAGAAGCAGATGCCGCCTATGCAGAGGAACTAGTTATTAGAGATCCGGCAACACTTAATAGCAACGATCAGATTGTTGACGGATATGAAGCGTTTGTGGGACGGGCACTGGATGAATATGCGACATTAAAAGCTTCTTCGGTAATGCAGGAACGGGGGATTACTGAAGATCAGGCAATTGATTACATCAAGGAAAATATTGCCAGTGGCGGCTACCGAATATATACGACAATTAATTCGAACATGCAGGCCGATGCGATTGACAGTCTGTACACCGGACTGGACAATTATGGTTTGACTGACGAAACCGGTGCAGTTGTTAGTGTTGATCTTGACGGTGCTGTCAGAGCTTATTACGGTGGGAATACGCAAATTGATATGGCAAATACGCCAAGACAACCAGGCTCCAATATTAAACCGCTTTTTTATTCAGCAGCGATGGAAAAAGGTTTAATTACACCGTCAACGACCATTCTTGATGCACCAACCGATTTTGGCGGATATGCTCCCCATAATTATGGCGGTGGCTATCATGGAATAGTAACGGTTCGGCAAGCGCTTGTTTATTCATATAATATTCCGGCGGTTAAAATTTACAATAAACTTGGGCCAGAAGCGGCGGTTGCTTTTATGCAGACTATGGGAATTTCAACTTTTGAAGACTCCGATTATAATTTAGCAACGGCTTTAGGGGGAATGACCTATGGGATCAAACCACTCGAAATGGCAGGGGCATTCAACATTTTTAATAATAGCGGGGTTTATAATAAACCATATTTTGTGACGAAAATTGAACAAATAAATGGTGATGTCATTTTTGAAAGGAATGCATCGAATGCGGTAACGCGCAAAGTGATGACAGATACCACCGCGACTAATATGATGAGCATTTTAGTTGATGAAGTAAGTTATGGTACCGGTAGCGGAGCTTCACAGATTTATACAACGGGTGGTAAAACAGGAACAACAGAAGAGGAAAAAGATTTATGGTTTACCGGAATTACGGGGAATCTAACGACTTCAATATGGCTAGGAAGCCCGGAAAATTACATTCTTGGTGGTGGTAGTTATATGTCGGCAGCTATCTATGGAAGTTACTTAAGACAAGTGATTAATCAGGACTTGTTGACCACAACGGAAATGGAACGAACCTCGGATGAAGGTGAAACATCAGGAGCAGCGACACTTGATCCCGGAGCTAAGGAAAAAACAGTGGATGACACTAAAAAAGATGATACCACTAAGGAAGATAAGACAAAACCGACAACACCAACTACGCCGACAACGCCGACGGAGCCAACGACACCAACGGAGCCGACAACACCAACGGATCCAACGACGCCAACGGATCCAACGACGCCAACGGATCCAACAACACCAACGGATCCAACGACGCCAACAGATCCAACAACACCAACAGATCCAACAACACCAACAGATCCGGCAACACCAACGAATTAG
- a CDS encoding RluA family pseudouridine synthase: MKLGGKDISLIYTYRIAENHEKLVREELVKRYCYSSRLIREIKRIGKVSLNHKECFLGQNIKPGDIIEIKMPLEQIDGEPIFGKLDIVYEDDELLVVNKPPFCVTHPTKSHQLDTLANYISYYWMNNGISAKIRFINRLDRDTTGIVAIAKNKYVHHFVQKEADLGNVKKVYHALVHGRLPSHEGVITAPIGQPYEDSIHRVVMESGKPSITNYKVLEEYKNASLVELVLETGRTHQIRVHLKYLGNPIIGDPLYGLDDQEQTNNFEMAHQALHARSLELSLPSKKHLFVQAEYSNAFLDLRKRLVDYK, encoded by the coding sequence ATGAAACTGGGAGGTAAGGATATTAGTCTTATTTATACATATCGCATTGCGGAAAATCATGAAAAGCTAGTCAGAGAAGAGCTTGTTAAGCGATACTGTTACTCCAGTCGATTAATTAGAGAAATTAAACGAATTGGTAAGGTGAGTTTAAACCATAAAGAATGTTTTCTGGGCCAGAATATTAAACCTGGGGATATTATTGAAATTAAAATGCCGCTGGAGCAAATTGATGGAGAGCCGATTTTTGGTAAACTTGATATTGTTTATGAAGATGACGAATTGCTGGTGGTTAATAAGCCACCGTTTTGTGTAACCCATCCGACCAAAAGTCATCAGTTGGATACTTTGGCAAATTATATCAGTTATTACTGGATGAATAATGGTATTTCGGCAAAGATTCGTTTTATCAATCGATTGGATCGTGATACAACAGGTATTGTAGCGATTGCCAAAAACAAATATGTTCATCATTTTGTACAAAAGGAAGCGGACTTAGGTAACGTGAAAAAAGTTTACCATGCTTTAGTTCATGGTCGCTTACCTAGCCATGAAGGTGTGATCACGGCTCCGATTGGACAACCTTATGAAGATAGTATACATCGCGTGGTAATGGAATCGGGGAAACCTTCGATTACCAACTATAAAGTACTGGAAGAATATAAAAATGCATCATTAGTCGAACTGGTGCTTGAAACCGGACGGACACATCAAATTCGTGTACATCTGAAATATTTAGGAAATCCAATTATAGGTGACCCACTATACGGCTTAGATGATCAGGAACAAACCAATAATTTTGAAATGGCCCATCAGGCGCTTCATGCACGGAGTCTTGAGTTATCGCTGCCCAGTAAAAAACATTTATTTGTTCAGGCTGAATATAGCAATGCGTTTCTAGACCTTAGAAAACGTCTAGTAGATTATAAATAG
- the radC gene encoding RadC family protein: MGDKTAYHVSIKELPEDERPQEKMIRFGAKSLSNAELLAIIIRTGTKDATSVEVSRKIIEFIDNDLSYFHQVDVLELKRNPNLAGVGIVKACQIKAAIELGIRVKQKNSINVKVSSPSDVVDLLMDEMQYLKQESFKIIILDTKNQIIKVEGISVGILNAALVHPREVFIKAIRQHAAAIILAHNHPSGDPEPSTEDKHITKRLVDAGELLGISVIDHIIIGRGSFLSFKQERLL, from the coding sequence GTGGGAGATAAGACTGCTTATCATGTTTCGATCAAAGAACTTCCAGAAGATGAACGACCACAGGAAAAAATGATTCGCTTTGGGGCGAAAAGTTTAAGTAATGCAGAGCTCCTTGCGATCATCATTCGAACCGGAACTAAGGATGCAACATCAGTTGAGGTTAGCCGAAAGATCATTGAATTTATAGATAATGATTTGTCTTATTTTCACCAGGTTGATGTGCTGGAACTCAAACGTAATCCCAATTTAGCAGGAGTCGGCATTGTCAAAGCCTGTCAAATTAAAGCAGCGATTGAACTGGGAATACGCGTAAAACAAAAAAATAGCATTAATGTGAAAGTTTCAAGTCCCAGCGATGTTGTTGATTTATTAATGGATGAAATGCAATATCTCAAACAGGAAAGTTTTAAGATCATCATTTTAGATACCAAAAACCAGATTATTAAAGTTGAGGGGATCAGCGTTGGAATCCTTAATGCGGCATTAGTTCATCCGCGTGAAGTTTTTATCAAAGCAATTCGCCAACATGCAGCCGCCATCATTTTAGCGCACAATCATCCTTCTGGTGATCCCGAACCAAGTACGGAAGATAAACATATTACGAAACGACTTGTTGATGCCGGCGAACTGTTAGGGATATCAGTGATTGATCATATTATCATTGGCCGCGGTTCTTTCTTAAGTTTTAAACAGGAAAGGCTTTTATAG
- a CDS encoding 4Fe-4S binding protein, producing MLNAILVPVGILGVFGLIFGIGLAIAAKVFEVYEDPRVPLVRAALPGANCGGCGLPGCDALAANIVGGSAAIDACPVGGASCAAAVAEIMGMEAGSAVKKVATVICQGTCETAPNRAEYYGEMDCREAMIASGGSKGCRYGCLGYGTCKAVCPFDAIVIGEDGLPKVDPEKCTSCGKCVEACPKSIMTLVPEAQEVIVKCHNFDKGKIARLSCTTACIACGACVKACRFDAITVENNCAKIDYDKCRQCYECVDKCPMNCISGDVEYGKSTAYIIEENCIACGLCAKNCPVNAITGEIKKPPYVIDHDMCIGCGICFDKCRKSAIEMRPNKTK from the coding sequence ATGTTAAATGCGATTTTAGTTCCGGTCGGTATCCTCGGCGTATTCGGATTAATTTTTGGAATTGGTCTTGCTATTGCTGCTAAGGTATTTGAAGTATATGAAGATCCACGGGTGCCTTTAGTTAGAGCTGCCCTGCCTGGAGCAAATTGTGGTGGTTGCGGTTTACCAGGTTGTGATGCTTTGGCAGCCAATATTGTTGGTGGATCTGCGGCAATTGATGCCTGTCCTGTTGGTGGGGCATCTTGTGCTGCTGCTGTTGCCGAAATTATGGGAATGGAAGCGGGCAGTGCCGTTAAAAAAGTGGCCACGGTCATTTGTCAGGGAACCTGCGAGACGGCACCTAACCGCGCCGAATATTATGGTGAAATGGATTGTCGTGAAGCCATGATCGCTTCAGGTGGTTCAAAAGGCTGTCGCTATGGTTGTCTGGGATATGGAACCTGTAAAGCCGTTTGCCCATTTGATGCAATTGTTATTGGCGAAGATGGTCTGCCAAAGGTAGATCCGGAAAAATGTACTTCTTGTGGTAAATGCGTCGAGGCTTGTCCAAAATCAATTATGACGTTAGTCCCTGAAGCTCAGGAAGTAATTGTTAAATGTCATAATTTTGATAAAGGTAAAATTGCCCGATTATCATGTACTACGGCATGTATTGCTTGTGGCGCTTGCGTTAAAGCTTGTCGGTTTGATGCAATTACAGTCGAAAATAATTGTGCGAAAATTGATTATGACAAGTGTCGTCAATGTTACGAATGTGTTGATAAGTGTCCGATGAATTGTATTTCCGGCGACGTGGAATATGGAAAATCAACGGCTTATATTATTGAAGAAAATTGTATTGCGTGCGGATTGTGTGCTAAAAATTGTCCGGTAAACGCAATTACTGGTGAAATTAAAAAACCACCTTATGTTATTGATCATGATATGTGCATTGGTTGTGGCATCTGTTTTGACAAATGCCGAAAAAGTGCGATTGAAATGCGTCCAAATAAAACCAAATAG
- the rsxA gene encoding electron transport complex subunit RsxA, giving the protein MTLIFIMISAIFVNNFVLSRFLGICPFLGVSKQVETAVGMGVAVTFVMALASAITYVVQYAILDPLSLGYLQTIAFILIIAALVQLVEMIIKKSSPSLYQALGVYLPLITTNCAVLGVALINIQNEYNFIETIFNGVGAALGFTLAIVLFAGIRERLETSAVPKALEGFPIALLTAGLMAIAFLGFSGMKLG; this is encoded by the coding sequence ATGACTTTAATTTTTATAATGATCAGTGCGATTTTTGTTAATAACTTTGTACTGTCGCGATTTTTAGGTATTTGTCCGTTTTTAGGGGTTTCTAAACAAGTCGAAACCGCTGTTGGGATGGGGGTTGCTGTAACCTTTGTTATGGCTTTAGCTTCGGCGATCACTTATGTGGTTCAATATGCAATTCTCGATCCACTGAGTCTTGGTTATCTTCAAACAATTGCATTTATTTTAATTATTGCGGCTTTGGTGCAATTAGTAGAAATGATTATCAAGAAGTCTAGTCCCTCTTTGTATCAGGCGCTGGGTGTATATCTTCCTTTGATTACGACCAACTGTGCGGTACTTGGGGTGGCGTTAATTAATATTCAAAATGAATACAACTTCATCGAAACCATTTTTAATGGTGTTGGTGCAGCATTAGGTTTCACGCTTGCAATTGTTCTTTTTGCCGGTATTCGTGAACGACTTGAAACTTCGGCAGTGCCAAAAGCACTTGAAGGGTTCCCGATTGCATTATTAACCGCTGGTTTAATGGCGATTGCATTTTTGGGATTCTCCGGAATGAAATTAGGTTAG
- the rsxE gene encoding electron transport complex subunit RsxE has product MNFMKNLTRGIIRENPTFVLVLGMCPTLAVTTSAINGMGMGLATMLVLIGSNVAISALRKVIPDNIRIPAFVVVIASFVTIVGMLMKAYVPALDAALGIFIPLIVVNCIILARAEAFAFSNGIADSFADAVGMGLGFTLALTILGSIREILGAGSIFGFSLFGAAYEPVLLMILPPGAFLTLGLLIGLINWKTKKA; this is encoded by the coding sequence ATGAATTTTATGAAGAATCTTACTCGAGGAATTATTCGAGAAAATCCCACCTTTGTACTTGTATTGGGGATGTGTCCGACTTTGGCGGTTACCACATCAGCTATCAATGGTATGGGGATGGGGCTGGCAACGATGCTGGTATTGATTGGCTCAAATGTCGCTATCTCGGCATTACGGAAAGTAATACCGGATAATATCCGAATACCGGCCTTTGTTGTTGTTATTGCATCGTTCGTTACCATTGTTGGGATGTTGATGAAAGCTTATGTACCAGCCTTGGATGCGGCACTGGGAATTTTTATTCCATTGATTGTTGTTAACTGTATTATTCTGGCTCGAGCCGAAGCGTTTGCTTTTTCGAATGGGATTGCTGACTCGTTTGCCGATGCCGTCGGAATGGGTCTTGGTTTTACGTTGGCATTAACCATTTTGGGATCGATCCGTGAAATTTTAGGGGCTGGCAGTATTTTTGGATTTTCTTTATTCGGGGCAGCTTATGAACCGGTATTGTTAATGATCCTGCCTCCTGGGGCATTTTTAACCCTTGGTCTTTTAATTGGTCTCATTAACTGGAAAACAAAAAAGGCATAG
- a CDS encoding RnfABCDGE type electron transport complex subunit G: METKEKVQIDWKVVFKLGLILFVISAVAACALALTNYVTAGTIEEMNVQTNTVARQEVLPKAADFEAVPAKDVEKIASEIGMEKPEELLEVYIGKSNGEVVGYTVKTGPTSGYAGEVQVLTGISADGVITGITIIKSNETPGLGAKASGVWNDQFTGKSAKEELVVVKGTTKEGSNEIQAITGSTITSKAVTSGVNMSIQVYQNLSK; encoded by the coding sequence ATGGAAACCAAAGAAAAAGTACAAATCGATTGGAAAGTTGTTTTTAAACTTGGTTTAATTTTATTTGTTATTTCTGCGGTAGCAGCCTGTGCGCTGGCATTAACCAATTACGTAACGGCAGGAACCATTGAGGAAATGAATGTTCAAACCAATACGGTGGCTCGTCAGGAAGTACTTCCGAAAGCGGCTGATTTTGAAGCCGTACCTGCTAAAGATGTTGAAAAAATAGCAAGTGAAATCGGAATGGAAAAACCAGAAGAATTGCTGGAAGTATATATCGGAAAAAGTAATGGTGAAGTTGTTGGATACACCGTAAAAACCGGACCTACCAGTGGTTATGCCGGAGAAGTTCAAGTGCTGACCGGTATTTCCGCAGATGGCGTTATCACGGGCATTACAATTATTAAAAGTAATGAAACCCCAGGTTTGGGCGCGAAAGCTTCAGGAGTCTGGAATGATCAATTTACTGGGAAATCTGCAAAAGAAGAATTGGTTGTTGTAAAAGGTACCACAAAAGAAGGAAGTAACGAGATTCAGGCAATTACTGGTTCCACCATTACTTCAAAAGCAGTTACTTCCGGGGTAAACATGTCGATTCAAGTTTACCAGAATTTGTCGAAATAG
- a CDS encoding RnfABCDGE type electron transport complex subunit D: MNELNLTVSSSPHIRAKHSTASIMQNVIIALLPALAVAGYVFGLWALALVAICVISSVATEAVIQKLLKKPITVNDWSAVVTGVLLAFNLPINAPWWIGVVGSVFAIAIVKQCFGGLGQNFINPALAARAFLLASWPGHMTSTAYIPLTDTVTTATPLALLKAGETGSMPSTLDLFTGLNGVYGCIGEISALALLIGGLYLIYKGIISWRIPTIYLLTIAIFALLVGQDPIVHMVSGGVMLGAFFMATDYASSPVTAKGQIIYAIGCGLITMIIRLYGGYPEGCSYSILLMNVATPLIERFTKERIYGVTKIKKEAKA; the protein is encoded by the coding sequence ATGAATGAATTAAATCTTACCGTATCATCATCCCCTCATATCCGGGCAAAACATTCCACAGCCAGTATTATGCAAAATGTTATTATTGCTTTATTACCTGCATTGGCTGTAGCAGGATATGTTTTTGGATTATGGGCATTGGCACTTGTGGCAATTTGTGTGATCTCATCGGTGGCTACTGAAGCGGTTATTCAAAAACTGCTTAAAAAACCAATTACGGTTAATGATTGGAGTGCGGTTGTAACAGGTGTGTTGTTAGCTTTCAATTTACCGATTAATGCACCCTGGTGGATTGGTGTTGTTGGATCAGTTTTTGCAATTGCGATTGTTAAACAATGTTTTGGCGGTTTAGGTCAGAATTTTATCAATCCGGCACTTGCTGCTCGAGCCTTTTTATTGGCTTCCTGGCCAGGTCATATGACCAGCACCGCTTATATTCCGTTAACTGATACAGTCACTACGGCGACACCTTTAGCTTTATTAAAAGCTGGAGAAACAGGTAGTATGCCTTCAACGCTGGATTTATTCACGGGATTAAATGGGGTTTACGGTTGTATTGGTGAAATATCGGCTTTAGCTTTGTTAATTGGTGGACTTTATCTTATTTATAAAGGCATTATTAGTTGGCGGATTCCAACCATTTATTTATTGACAATTGCGATCTTTGCGCTTCTTGTCGGACAAGATCCAATTGTGCATATGGTATCCGGTGGAGTGATGTTAGGGGCATTTTTTATGGCAACTGACTATGCTTCGTCACCAGTTACCGCCAAAGGTCAAATTATCTATGCAATCGGTTGTGGTTTGATTACCATGATTATTCGTCTATATGGTGGATATCCAGAAGGATGTTCTTATTCAATACTACTTATGAATGTTGCAACACCTCTAATTGAGCGCTTCACCAAAGAACGAATCTATGGTGTAACCAAGATCAAGAAGGAGGCTAAAGCATAA
- the rsxC gene encoding electron transport complex subunit RsxC: MNVKHGTFKGGIHPPYRKESTAEVPLGFGKKPEMVIIPMSLHIGAPCTPIVKKGDTVFLGQRVGEPNGFVSVPVHASVSGKVIAVEERPHASGDRVMSVVIESDGLDTIDPSIKPYGTLEDMDADAIKKMVLNAGIVGLGGATFPTHVKLAIPPDKKVDCVVLNGAECEPYLTADHHLMTSQAEKVVMGLKLAMKSVGVEKGFIGVEDNKTDAIEALVKAIGNDSRLEVYSLHTKYPQGAEKQLIAAITGREVPSGALPADAGVVVMNVGTAAQIAESMITGLPLYKRYLTCTGDAIKNPQTIEIRIGVPFQSVIDQCGGFSSEPGKVISGGPMMGVTQFVTDIPVMKGTSGILCLTKESAKIATPSNCIHCGKCVGVCPIHLQPLNIAEYSQRNMWDKCESNNAMDCIECGSCSYICPAKRTLVSSIRVAKREIIAQRRKGN, from the coding sequence ATGAATGTAAAACATGGAACCTTTAAGGGGGGAATCCACCCACCTTATAGAAAGGAAAGTACTGCTGAAGTTCCTTTGGGCTTTGGCAAAAAGCCGGAAATGGTGATCATACCAATGTCGCTTCACATTGGCGCACCGTGTACTCCGATTGTAAAAAAAGGTGATACGGTTTTTCTTGGACAGCGGGTCGGAGAACCAAATGGATTTGTTTCAGTACCTGTTCACGCAAGTGTATCAGGGAAAGTAATTGCGGTCGAAGAACGACCACATGCATCGGGTGATCGAGTCATGTCAGTCGTTATTGAATCCGATGGTTTAGATACGATTGATCCGTCGATTAAACCGTATGGAACATTGGAAGACATGGATGCCGATGCGATTAAAAAAATGGTTTTAAACGCCGGAATTGTCGGTCTCGGAGGGGCAACCTTTCCTACGCATGTAAAGCTTGCAATACCACCAGACAAAAAGGTCGATTGCGTCGTCTTAAATGGTGCCGAATGTGAACCTTATCTAACGGCAGATCATCACTTGATGACATCGCAAGCTGAAAAGGTTGTCATGGGTTTGAAATTGGCGATGAAATCAGTTGGTGTTGAAAAAGGATTTATTGGTGTTGAAGATAACAAAACCGATGCCATCGAAGCATTGGTAAAAGCGATTGGAAACGATAGCAGATTGGAAGTTTATTCACTTCATACAAAATACCCCCAAGGGGCTGAAAAACAGTTGATCGCTGCCATCACCGGGCGCGAAGTTCCCTCTGGAGCATTGCCGGCAGATGCTGGTGTGGTAGTAATGAACGTTGGAACCGCCGCTCAAATAGCAGAGTCAATGATTACAGGCTTGCCATTATATAAACGATATTTAACCTGTACCGGAGATGCGATTAAGAATCCTCAGACCATAGAGATCCGGATTGGCGTCCCATTTCAGTCAGTCATTGATCAATGTGGTGGTTTTTCTTCTGAACCGGGTAAAGTTATTTCCGGTGGACCGATGATGGGCGTTACACAATTTGTAACTGACATTCCGGTTATGAAGGGAACGTCAGGAATTCTGTGTTTAACGAAAGAATCAGCGAAAATAGCGACGCCATCAAATTGCATTCATTGCGGTAAATGTGTTGGGGTATGTCCAATTCATTTACAGCCACTTAACATTGCCGAGTATTCTCAACGAAATATGTGGGATAAATGTGAGTCAAACAATGCCATGGATTGCATCGAATGTGGAAGTTGTTCATATATCTGTCCTGCAAAACGAACTTTGGTATCATCCATTCGGGTTGCAAAGCGTGAAATTATCGCGCAAAGAAGAAAAGGAAATTAG